In the Mycoplasmoides gallisepticum genome, one interval contains:
- a CDS encoding ABC transporter transmembrane domain-containing protein, whose amino-acid sequence MIFIGIIASIVYVVVAGFVVLIIQNFVDLISGIKQPDWLVHDPNDKLRATINFTALSLGLIIISFFIKVIGRIILLKQTLLAANLLKNQLYYKINSISLEQFYQYQRSTLINRLNVDYFKLEKAAINVLVYMIENIFEIFVYIGFSIALSGYLSLIYLFFIPLVIFLIIHGSKKTKDHYKKTYQSLDNLNQVIRENIIGVKVVRTFNLEDFQSLRYDNHHKQWLKSVLRADLILAMMWQLIFLAINIFITLTLVTAGYLNKTNSSLTPGVVIAFLNYLTYTSYVVIGICDYVLNILKTRSAKQRIKEILDLK is encoded by the coding sequence ATGATTTTCATTGGAATCATTGCTTCAATTGTTTATGTAGTTGTTGCTGGGTTTGTTGTACTAATCATTCAAAACTTTGTTGATTTAATTAGTGGAATTAAACAACCAGACTGACTAGTCCATGATCCTAATGATAAACTAAGAGCTACGATTAATTTTACAGCTCTTAGTTTAGGTTTAATTATTATTAGTTTTTTTATTAAAGTAATTGGTCGAATTATTTTATTAAAACAAACGTTATTAGCGGCAAATTTATTAAAAAATCAATTATATTACAAGATCAATTCGATTAGTTTAGAACAATTTTATCAATACCAAAGATCGACGCTAATCAATAGGTTAAATGTTGATTATTTTAAATTAGAAAAAGCAGCTATTAACGTCTTGGTTTACATGATTGAAAACATTTTTGAAATCTTTGTTTATATTGGGTTTTCAATCGCTTTAAGTGGTTACTTATCATTAATCTATTTATTCTTTATTCCGTTAGTAATCTTCTTAATTATCCACGGATCTAAGAAAACAAAAGATCACTACAAGAAAACTTATCAATCACTTGATAATTTAAATCAAGTGATACGAGAAAATATTATTGGAGTAAAAGTAGTTAGAACTTTTAATTTAGAAGATTTTCAAAGTTTAAGATATGACAACCATCATAAACAATGATTAAAATCAGTATTAAGAGCTGATCTAATCCTTGCTATGATGTGACAATTAATTTTCTTAGCAATTAATATCTTTATTACTTTAACTCTAGTTACAGCTGGGTATTTAAATAAGACTAATTCTTCATTAACACCAGGTGTAGTAATCGCGTTTTTAAACTATTTAACTTACACTAGTTATGTTGTTATTGGGATCTGTGATTATGTTTTAAATATCCTTAAAACCAGATCAGCTAAGCAAAGAATTAAGGAGATCTTAGACTTAAAATAA
- a CDS encoding ATP-binding cassette domain-containing protein: MNLTIKPKDNIGIIGSIDSGKSTLCKLIAKINNAPDNMIMIDNVDINKYQTRHIRQSVAIDFQKKQLFSGTIKSNILKANPDANQDRINQVLDHSCANEFINNLDDKLEHNLIEFGNNLSGGQKARICIARTLIRDSKIMIFDDSLSALDNITAKKVLDKILANYQNRTKIFVSQQTRTIKDLDKIIVLDQGNVVGYDTHKNLLTSCEVYKQIYDSQKRIGDEV, encoded by the coding sequence ATCAACTTAACGATTAAACCTAAAGATAATATTGGCATAATCGGATCAATTGATTCAGGTAAATCGACTTTATGTAAATTAATCGCTAAGATAAATAATGCTCCTGATAATATGATCATGATTGATAATGTCGATATTAATAAGTATCAAACTAGACATATTCGACAATCGGTAGCAATTGATTTTCAAAAGAAACAATTATTTTCTGGAACGATTAAATCAAATATTTTAAAAGCTAATCCTGATGCAAATCAAGATCGGATTAACCAAGTATTAGATCATTCTTGTGCTAATGAATTTATTAATAATTTAGATGATAAATTAGAGCACAATTTAATCGAGTTTGGTAACAACCTATCAGGTGGTCAGAAAGCAAGAATCTGTATCGCAAGAACACTGATTAGAGATAGTAAAATCATGATCTTTGATGATTCATTAAGTGCGCTTGATAATATTACTGCTAAAAAGGTTTTAGATAAGATCTTAGCTAACTATCAAAATCGAACTAAGATCTTTGTAAGTCAACAGACCAGAACCATCAAAGATCTTGATAAAATCATCGTTTTAGATCAAGGCAATGTTGTTGGTTATGATACTCACAAAAACTTATTAACTTCTTGTGAAGTATACAAACAGATCTACGATTCGCAAAAACGAATAGGAGATGAAGTTTAA
- a CDS encoding ABC transporter ATP-binding protein translates to MARLKQLFLLLKNDKKVLALTMILTSFKSIFRIGSSLIFGYVIQNIFVNITTLDPVVAQENWIRLLQFSAILAAVYFLLFLCYISSTVITIKLAYKTTVKIRDIVFKKIHKIDLLTLEKMMNGEVINKIAVDVDLISANLSTFLGELFSTPIVTIFVFVALFVVSPYLTLITIGLMLIMLLVQLIVIKKANAAQEKSLALYEKLATFIEEHVQQYELIKSLDITNVVNKEFKQLSDDYLKVNLRSTKLFSMIYPINFLFEDTVIVSAFIFSLLFQSFNLSSGSPIQFLNQINLALITTFNLMLRFALGELWYLFKVSADIQITFVSIKRIQSFLNLKEKFNYQHTPIEQLKYIKFDNVSFSYDNKHLALDNVSFQIDVNTSTAIVGQTGSGKSTIMNLLSRYYQPTSGEIYFNDHNYQKLDEYQFNQKISVVLQDSIMFSDTIYNNIACVKPNATKEQVIQAANEAKIHNFISNLKDGYETIIDENQTNFSAGQIQQIALARAFLSDADILIMDEATSSLDSKTKKLIQDAIFNLMDKKTVILIAHRLSTIINVDKILVMQKGKIIESGSHDQLINKKGYYYQLNQVNVDESSLM, encoded by the coding sequence ATGGCCAGATTAAAGCAACTGTTTCTTCTATTAAAAAATGATAAAAAAGTGCTGGCTTTAACGATGATTTTAACTAGCTTTAAATCAATCTTTCGGATTGGCAGTTCACTGATTTTTGGGTATGTGATTCAGAACATATTTGTTAATATTACAACCCTAGACCCTGTTGTTGCCCAAGAGAACTGAATTAGGTTATTACAGTTCTCAGCAATCCTAGCTGCTGTTTATTTTTTATTGTTTCTTTGTTATATCTCAAGTACAGTAATCACAATCAAATTAGCTTACAAAACTACGGTAAAAATAAGAGATATTGTTTTTAAGAAGATTCATAAAATTGATCTATTAACATTAGAAAAAATGATGAATGGTGAGGTTATTAACAAGATCGCTGTTGATGTTGATTTAATCTCAGCTAACCTGTCAACATTTTTAGGTGAATTGTTTTCTACGCCGATCGTTACGATATTTGTCTTTGTTGCGCTTTTTGTTGTTTCACCATACCTGACATTAATCACAATCGGATTAATGTTAATTATGCTTTTAGTGCAATTGATTGTAATTAAGAAAGCTAATGCTGCTCAAGAAAAGAGTTTAGCTTTATATGAAAAGTTAGCCACATTTATTGAAGAGCACGTTCAACAATATGAACTTATCAAGTCTTTAGATATTACAAATGTTGTTAATAAGGAATTTAAACAACTATCTGATGATTATCTCAAAGTTAATCTCAGATCAACTAAACTGTTTAGTATGATCTATCCGATTAACTTCTTATTTGAAGATACCGTAATCGTTAGCGCTTTTATTTTTTCTTTATTGTTCCAAAGCTTTAACTTAAGTTCGGGATCACCAATCCAGTTTTTAAACCAGATTAATTTAGCTCTTATTACGACCTTTAATCTGATGCTAAGATTTGCTTTAGGTGAATTGTGGTATCTATTTAAAGTTTCAGCTGATATACAAATTACTTTTGTTTCGATTAAAAGAATTCAGTCATTCTTAAATTTAAAAGAAAAGTTTAATTACCAACACACCCCAATTGAACAACTTAAATACATTAAGTTTGACAACGTTAGTTTTTCATATGATAACAAACACTTAGCATTAGATAATGTTAGTTTTCAAATCGATGTTAATACTTCAACAGCAATCGTAGGACAAACCGGTTCTGGTAAATCAACGATTATGAACTTATTATCAAGATATTACCAACCAACAAGTGGTGAGATCTATTTTAATGATCATAATTACCAAAAGCTTGATGAATACCAATTTAACCAAAAAATTAGTGTAGTGTTACAAGACAGTATCATGTTTAGTGATACGATTTATAACAATATCGCTTGTGTTAAACCAAATGCAACTAAAGAGCAAGTAATCCAAGCTGCTAACGAGGCTAAGATCCACAATTTTATCAGTAATCTTAAAGATGGATATGAAACGATCATTGATGAGAATCAAACTAACTTTTCAGCTGGTCAGATCCAACAGATCGCTTTAGCAAGAGCGTTTTTAAGTGATGCTGATATCCTAATTATGGATGAAGCTACTTCAAGTCTAGATTCTAAAACTAAAAAGTTAATCCAAGATGCGATCTTTAATCTCATGGATAAGAAAACTGTGATCTTGATCGCTCATAGATTATCAACGATTATTAACGTTGATAAAATCTTAGTGATGCAAAAGGGTAAGATCATTGAAAGCGGTAGTCATGATCAACTAATTAATAAAAAAGGTTATTATTATCAGCTTAATCAAGTTAATGTCGATGAATCTAGCTTAATGTAA
- the rplU gene encoding 50S ribosomal protein L21: MFAVIASGSKQYRVKLNDEIYVEKLNSQVGEKIVFDKVYFVNNTFGKPFVKGASVTCEVLKQGRQKKINVIKHISQKHHLKKYGHRQPYTKLKVVAINHG, encoded by the coding sequence ATGTTTGCAGTTATTGCATCAGGTTCAAAACAGTACCGCGTTAAGTTAAACGATGAAATCTACGTGGAAAAACTAAATTCTCAAGTAGGTGAAAAAATCGTTTTTGACAAAGTGTATTTTGTGAACAACACTTTTGGTAAACCTTTTGTTAAGGGCGCTTCTGTTACTTGTGAAGTACTTAAACAAGGTAGGCAAAAGAAGATTAATGTGATTAAACACATTTCACAAAAACACCACTTAAAAAAATACGGTCACAGACAACCATACACCAAGCTTAAAGTTGTAGCGATCAACCACGGATAA
- a CDS encoding ribosomal-processing cysteine protease Prp, producing MITITFYASAIRVSGHAFFAEYNQDIVCAGVSAIVFGGINYFSPEAVKVIKDSQNSTIFFELLEVDSKNLIAIDLIKTQLSVIASVYDQHIKIIDETNRIVIGK from the coding sequence ATGATTACAATAACTTTTTATGCAAGTGCAATAAGGGTTTCAGGTCATGCATTCTTTGCTGAATACAACCAAGATATTGTGTGTGCAGGGGTTAGTGCAATCGTTTTTGGGGGGATTAATTACTTCTCACCAGAAGCAGTTAAGGTGATTAAAGATTCACAAAATAGCACAATCTTTTTTGAGTTATTAGAAGTGGATAGTAAAAATTTAATCGCAATAGATCTGATTAAAACACAATTATCAGTGATCGCTTCAGTCTATGATCAACACATCAAGATCATTGATGAAACAAATCGAATCGTTATAGGAAAATAA
- the rpmA gene encoding 50S ribosomal protein L27, which translates to MKKIWFHLDLQFFASKKGVGSTKNGRDSNPKFLGAKLADGQQAKTGQIIYRQRGNKIWPGKNVGQGKDDTLFALADGIVRYTKFLGNKTKVSVVEQSK; encoded by the coding sequence ATGAAAAAAATATGATTTCACTTAGACCTGCAATTTTTTGCTTCTAAAAAAGGTGTGGGTTCAACTAAAAACGGCCGTGATTCTAACCCGAAGTTTTTAGGTGCTAAATTAGCTGATGGACAACAGGCTAAAACCGGTCAAATTATCTACCGCCAAAGAGGTAATAAGATCTGACCTGGTAAAAACGTGGGACAAGGTAAGGATGATACCCTATTTGCATTAGCAGATGGAATTGTTCGTTACACTAAGTTCTTAGGTAATAAAACCAAAGTTAGCGTTGTTGAGCAATCAAAATAA
- a CDS encoding deoxyribonuclease IV has translation MKSNKIKYLGCFVGATKPDFMLGMVKTVVDYGATSFMFYSGPPQSFRRTPTAQFKLDLAKAYLAKHNLGDLGDNYVVHAPYLINLANGDSTKRERSFNFFLDELKRTNELGAKYFVLHPGSALNVKDKTQALDHLATELNRAISMTKDTIICLETMADKGQQICSKFEELRYVIDQISDKSRIGVCFDTCHVHDAGYDLAKTQELIDHFDQVIGLKYLYVIHLNDSKNPMGARKDRHANIGYGKIGFENLLNFIYHKEICNKIIILETPWIDDPIRGEVPLYKEEIEMIRNKKFVEGLVNEES, from the coding sequence ATGAAATCAAACAAAATTAAGTATTTAGGTTGTTTTGTTGGGGCAACCAAACCTGATTTTATGCTGGGAATGGTGAAAACGGTTGTTGATTATGGAGCAACCAGTTTTATGTTTTATAGTGGTCCACCACAAAGTTTTAGAAGAACACCAACTGCCCAATTTAAATTAGATTTAGCTAAAGCATATCTAGCTAAGCATAACTTAGGTGATCTAGGTGATAATTATGTTGTTCACGCTCCTTATTTAATTAATTTAGCTAATGGTGATTCAACTAAACGAGAACGCAGTTTTAACTTCTTTTTAGATGAACTAAAAAGAACTAACGAATTAGGTGCCAAATACTTCGTTTTACACCCAGGTTCAGCCTTAAATGTCAAAGACAAAACTCAAGCATTAGATCATTTAGCTACTGAATTAAACCGGGCGATCTCAATGACTAAAGACACGATCATCTGTCTTGAAACAATGGCTGATAAAGGTCAGCAAATCTGTTCCAAATTTGAAGAATTACGATACGTAATTGATCAGATCTCTGACAAATCTAGAATCGGTGTTTGTTTTGACACTTGTCACGTTCATGATGCTGGGTATGATTTAGCTAAAACTCAAGAGTTAATCGATCACTTTGATCAAGTCATCGGACTTAAATACTTATATGTGATTCATTTAAATGATTCAAAAAACCCGATGGGAGCAAGAAAAGATCGCCATGCTAATATTGGTTATGGCAAGATCGGGTTTGAGAACCTACTTAATTTCATCTATCATAAAGAGATCTGTAATAAGATCATCATTCTAGAAACCCCTTGAATTGATGATCCAATTCGGGGTGAAGTGCCTTTATACAAAGAAGAGATTGAGATGATTCGGAACAAAAAGTTTGTTGAAGGATTAGTTAATGAAGAATCATAA
- a CDS encoding transcriptional repressor: protein MKNHNQLDYYLKILNKNKYRITKPRRLILECLLDDFNYHSIEDIIQHIYKKTKNKPNVSSVYNCLQTFIQLNLVDSFLNTSCDLKRYYTIKHEVHEHIYFINNQKELKQNLSTIIIPKTINDQLKAYFDQLGIINPQYYIVVSGDNEKMIKPHKNNDDKEQDISYDKWDH from the coding sequence ATGAAGAATCATAATCAACTAGATTATTATCTAAAGATCTTAAATAAAAACAAATACCGAATCACCAAACCTAGAAGGTTAATCTTAGAATGTTTATTAGATGATTTCAACTATCATTCGATCGAAGATATCATCCAACATATCTATAAAAAAACCAAGAATAAACCTAACGTTTCTTCAGTTTATAATTGCTTACAAACTTTTATCCAACTCAATCTTGTTGATTCGTTCTTAAACACTTCTTGTGATCTAAAACGTTATTATACAATCAAACATGAAGTTCACGAACATATTTATTTCATCAACAACCAAAAAGAGCTCAAGCAAAATCTTAGTACGATTATTATTCCCAAAACCATTAATGATCAACTAAAAGCTTATTTTGATCAATTGGGAATAATTAACCCACAATATTATATTGTGGTTAGTGGGGATAATGAAAAAATGATCAAACCTCATAAAAACAATGATGACAAAGAACAAGACATTTCATACGATAAATGAGATCATTAA
- a CDS encoding DUF3196 family protein codes for MWLVGIMKKWSNLIKTMMTKNKTFHTINEIINDLSNSELANDQNTQFYLSLLMMIKTDLDNKDFKKALTSIQEELDTDYLPLALIDYFKQAHLVTKRLMYENEFDWLEKLDKKELINKTIINFPENLWYFDYLATKEENFWNIDDFEFFRHIFITKTYDNSDKLVAAQLLQKIEPFINLSFEVYNNKLKQTFTVTLKKDDIWAKNTQAYFNDVLDQIESSFYKDPSKEQLATEIVNNIMQDYYPSYPDFVSVKELASGIIQYVKNCFDNKKPNTKINSIVYDVIINCIDQ; via the coding sequence TTGTGGTTAGTGGGGATAATGAAAAAATGATCAAACCTCATAAAAACAATGATGACAAAGAACAAGACATTTCATACGATAAATGAGATCATTAATGATCTTAGTAATAGTGAACTAGCTAATGATCAAAACACCCAGTTTTATCTATCTTTACTAATGATGATTAAAACTGATCTTGATAATAAAGATTTTAAGAAAGCACTAACTAGTATCCAAGAAGAATTAGATACGGACTATTTACCATTAGCTTTAATTGATTATTTCAAGCAAGCACATTTAGTAACCAAACGCTTGATGTATGAAAATGAGTTTGATTGGTTAGAAAAACTAGATAAGAAAGAACTAATTAATAAAACGATCATCAACTTCCCTGAGAACTTATGGTACTTTGATTATTTAGCAACTAAAGAAGAAAATTTCTGAAATATTGATGATTTTGAGTTTTTTCGACATATCTTTATTACTAAGACGTATGATAACAGCGATAAGTTAGTAGCAGCACAATTATTACAAAAGATTGAGCCTTTTATTAATCTTAGTTTTGAAGTTTATAATAACAAACTTAAGCAAACGTTCACAGTCACCTTAAAAAAAGATGATATCTGAGCTAAAAATACCCAAGCTTATTTTAACGACGTCTTAGATCAGATCGAATCAAGCTTTTATAAAGATCCTTCTAAAGAACAATTAGCCACTGAGATCGTTAATAATATTATGCAAGATTATTATCCTTCTTACCCTGATTTTGTTAGTGTTAAAGAATTAGCTAGTGGGATCATTCAGTATGTCAAAAATTGTTTTGATAATAAAAAACCAAATACCAAGATCAACTCGATTGTTTATGATGTAATCATAAACTGTATTGATCAATAA
- the tig gene encoding trigger factor, whose amino-acid sequence MFKIREKTNADHKVKYIVDVNEKNWNEAYQKKLNAAVKNVKIQGFRKGHVPYQEAIKHIDQIGLFDRAVNQLVQPIYLELVKQEKIKDSETVLEENPEVSVVEIDDKKLALSYSFETIPEVKVGDYLKINGFLSETPVKDEDVQTELVRIFKSAGKLVDKKEGATLEKGDIAFLDFSGEIDNKAFEGGKAKNYELEIGSNSFIPGFEDQMVGMKVGEKRDLNLTFPKDYHEKTYAGKPVLFKVKLNSIKEVQLPEMTVEKLNELMKTQYKNLDEAKEDIKKRMDRNQQEHANQMNTMLLTQFANEDCQFSHIPKSLLDREVNLLYQQFANQMQQIKMSVEDALKIQNQTKEQLYQRLTEQATRAIKLVLVLEEIGDLEKISVSEAEINQEIEERIKEISNNQELPKEQYDAIKNYFVTQKELIESMLTNKKVVDLIIKKNLAR is encoded by the coding sequence ATGTTTAAAATTCGAGAAAAAACTAACGCTGACCATAAGGTTAAATACATCGTTGATGTTAATGAAAAGAATTGAAATGAAGCTTACCAAAAAAAGTTAAACGCAGCTGTTAAAAACGTTAAGATTCAAGGTTTTAGAAAGGGACATGTTCCCTATCAAGAAGCGATTAAACATATCGATCAGATCGGATTATTTGATCGTGCGGTTAATCAGTTAGTACAACCAATCTACCTAGAATTAGTTAAGCAAGAAAAGATTAAGGATTCTGAAACAGTCCTAGAAGAAAACCCAGAAGTTAGCGTAGTTGAGATTGATGATAAGAAGTTAGCATTAAGCTATAGTTTTGAAACAATTCCTGAAGTAAAAGTTGGGGACTATTTAAAGATTAACGGATTTTTATCAGAAACCCCTGTTAAGGATGAAGATGTGCAAACTGAACTTGTGCGAATCTTTAAATCAGCAGGTAAGTTAGTTGATAAAAAAGAAGGTGCAACTCTTGAAAAGGGTGATATTGCCTTCTTAGATTTCTCTGGTGAGATTGATAATAAAGCGTTTGAAGGTGGTAAGGCGAAAAACTACGAATTAGAGATTGGTTCTAATTCGTTCATTCCTGGATTTGAAGATCAAATGGTGGGAATGAAGGTTGGTGAAAAACGTGATTTAAACTTAACGTTTCCCAAAGATTATCACGAAAAAACTTATGCTGGTAAACCAGTATTATTCAAGGTTAAATTAAATTCAATTAAAGAAGTTCAGTTGCCAGAGATGACTGTTGAAAAACTGAACGAGTTGATGAAAACTCAATACAAGAATCTTGATGAAGCAAAAGAAGATATCAAAAAGCGCATGGATCGAAATCAACAAGAACATGCCAACCAAATGAACACGATGTTACTAACCCAATTTGCTAATGAAGATTGTCAGTTCTCACATATCCCTAAAAGCTTACTTGATCGCGAAGTAAACTTACTTTACCAACAGTTTGCAAATCAGATGCAACAGATCAAAATGAGCGTTGAAGACGCACTAAAGATCCAAAACCAAACTAAAGAACAACTTTATCAAAGACTAACAGAACAAGCTACTAGAGCAATTAAATTAGTTTTAGTTTTAGAAGAGATCGGTGATCTTGAAAAGATCAGTGTTTCTGAAGCTGAGATCAATCAAGAGATCGAAGAACGCATCAAAGAGATCTCTAATAATCAAGAACTACCAAAAGAGCAGTATGATGCGATCAAAAATTACTTTGTAACCCAAAAAGAACTGATTGAATCAATGTTAACTAATAAGAAAGTTGTTGATTTAATCATCAAAAAAAATCTAGCTCGATAA